Proteins from a single region of Nodularia sp. LEGE 06071:
- a CDS encoding LON peptidase substrate-binding domain-containing protein: protein MTSSNIIAVRELPLFPLPEVVLFPTRPLPLHVFEFRYRIMMNTILESDRRFGVLMVDPVEGTIANVGCCAEIIHYQRMPDDRMKMLTLGQQRFRVLEYVREKPYRVGLVEWLEDQPPTKDLRPLASEVEQLLRDVVRLSAKLTEQNMELPEELPDLPTELSYWVASNLYGVASEQQALLETQDTVLRLEREAEILTTTRNHLAARAVLKDTFNNS from the coding sequence ATGACATCCTCGAATATAATTGCAGTTCGCGAACTACCTCTGTTCCCGTTACCTGAAGTAGTTCTATTTCCCACTCGACCATTGCCCCTACACGTCTTTGAATTTCGCTACCGAATCATGATGAACACGATTTTGGAAAGCGATCGCAGGTTCGGTGTGTTGATGGTCGATCCAGTCGAAGGTACAATTGCCAACGTTGGTTGCTGTGCAGAAATCATTCATTACCAACGGATGCCAGATGACCGCATGAAAATGTTGACTTTGGGACAGCAAAGATTTCGGGTCTTAGAGTATGTTCGTGAAAAGCCTTACCGTGTAGGCTTAGTGGAGTGGTTAGAAGACCAGCCACCAACTAAAGATTTACGTCCTTTGGCTAGTGAGGTAGAACAACTGCTGCGGGATGTAGTGCGTCTCTCAGCCAAGTTAACCGAACAAAATATGGAATTGCCAGAAGAATTACCCGACCTGCCCACAGAACTTTCATATTGGGTAGCAAGTAATCTCTATGGTGTGGCCTCAGAGCAGCAGGCACTGCTAGAAACACAAGATACTGTGCTTCGCCTGGAAAGAGAAGCGGAAATTTTGACTACTACTCGTAATCATTTAGCAGCCCGTGCTGTTCTCAAAGACACTTTTAATAATTCGTAA
- a CDS encoding cupin domain-containing protein, translated as MAQFQETTQTNTLPLPVAIANKGVAATELRPWGSFTVLEEGRGYKIKRIEVKPGHRLSLQMHHHRSEHWIVVSGTARVVCGQQEVLLSNNESTYVPQCTSHRLENPGVIPLVLIEVQNGEYLGEDDIIRYQDDYARTKD; from the coding sequence ATGGCTCAATTTCAAGAAACCACACAAACTAACACTCTGCCTCTACCCGTGGCGATCGCGAATAAAGGCGTTGCGGCAACTGAACTGCGTCCTTGGGGTTCTTTTACAGTTTTGGAAGAAGGGCGCGGATATAAAATCAAACGCATCGAAGTCAAGCCTGGACACCGCCTCAGTCTGCAAATGCACCATCACCGCAGCGAACACTGGATTGTGGTTTCTGGTACAGCCAGGGTAGTTTGTGGCCAGCAAGAAGTGCTACTTAGCAACAATGAATCAACCTATGTACCCCAATGTACATCCCATCGTCTAGAGAATCCTGGTGTGATTCCTTTAGTGTTAATTGAAGTCCAAAATGGCGAATATTTAGGCGAAGATGACATTATTCGTTACCAAGATGACTACGCCCGCACCAAGGATTAA
- the pheA gene encoding prephenate dehydratase: MTISIAHLGPPGTYAEQATVFYAHWLAQKTGLQAMLCPYSSIAQSLQAVASGQTQLAVVPVENSIEGSVTMTMDTLWQLDRLQIQLALVMPIAHAFISCATSLDSIQTVYSHPQALAQCQGWLGQFLPTAQLIPSNSTTEALQGLEQDSTAAAIASSRAAQIYNLPILASNINDYPENCTRFWVVSQSQDDLINISDSPSHTSLAFSVPANLPGALLKPLQVFAQLGINLSRIESRPTKRSLGEYLFFIDLEADVKQAQMQSALAQLSTYAEIIKIFGSYHVLPISIEP, encoded by the coding sequence GTGACCATATCCATTGCCCATTTGGGGCCTCCTGGCACTTACGCAGAACAAGCAACTGTTTTTTATGCCCACTGGCTAGCTCAGAAAACAGGACTTCAAGCTATGTTATGTCCCTATTCCAGCATTGCCCAATCACTCCAAGCCGTTGCTAGTGGACAAACCCAGTTAGCTGTTGTGCCAGTGGAAAATTCTATTGAAGGCAGTGTAACTATGACAATGGATACACTGTGGCAATTGGATCGGTTACAAATTCAGTTGGCTTTAGTCATGCCCATTGCCCATGCTTTTATTTCCTGTGCCACTAGTTTAGATAGTATTCAAACTGTTTATTCTCACCCACAAGCTTTGGCGCAATGTCAAGGATGGTTGGGGCAGTTTCTGCCAACGGCACAGCTAATACCCAGCAATTCCACAACCGAAGCACTACAGGGACTAGAGCAAGACTCAACAGCAGCTGCGATCGCATCCAGCAGAGCCGCTCAAATCTATAACCTACCTATATTAGCCAGTAATATTAACGACTATCCAGAAAACTGTACTCGCTTTTGGGTGGTCAGTCAAAGTCAAGACGATTTAATCAATATCTCAGATAGTCCAAGTCACACCTCCCTAGCCTTTAGCGTGCCTGCAAATTTACCTGGAGCGCTGCTTAAACCGCTACAAGTATTTGCTCAACTAGGGATTAATCTCAGCCGCATTGAGTCTCGACCAACAAAGCGATCGCTCGGAGAATACTTATTTTTTATTGACTTGGAAGCAGATGTCAAGCAAGCCCAAATGCAATCCGCTTTAGCACAACTAAGTACTTATGCCGAAATCATCAAGATTTTTGGCAGCTATCATGTTCTACCGATCAGCATTGAACCGTGA
- a CDS encoding DUF1997 domain-containing protein, whose product MSTQFTASQTVKINVPPQPIPIQHYLRQPQRLVNALADNSRIYQLSEEIFRLKMRPLSFMSLSIQPTVDLRIWAESNGTINLRSLSCQILGFEYINQRFALNLQGHLSLHELNGITSLQGKADLEVQVEIPPPFCFTPKAILEATGNGLLKSVLMTVKQRLLHQLLADYRAWVTSQISANPRENYSAELPILNQ is encoded by the coding sequence ATGTCCACCCAGTTTACCGCCTCCCAAACTGTCAAAATTAATGTTCCACCACAACCCATTCCTATTCAACACTATTTACGTCAGCCCCAACGTTTAGTCAATGCCTTAGCCGACAACAGCCGCATATATCAGCTTTCGGAAGAAATATTTCGCTTGAAAATGCGGCCTCTATCTTTTATGTCCCTCAGCATTCAGCCCACCGTAGACCTGAGAATCTGGGCAGAATCAAATGGCACAATTAACTTGCGATCGCTAAGTTGCCAAATTCTAGGCTTCGAGTATATTAACCAACGCTTCGCCTTAAACCTACAAGGACATTTGTCATTGCACGAGCTAAACGGTATTACTAGCCTGCAAGGAAAAGCCGATCTAGAAGTTCAGGTAGAGATACCACCACCATTTTGCTTTACGCCCAAGGCCATCTTAGAAGCCACTGGCAATGGTTTGCTCAAGAGCGTACTGATGACTGTGAAACAACGCCTGCTACATCAACTTTTAGCTGACTATCGCGCCTGGGTGACATCACAAATCTCAGCCAACCCGCGAGAAAATTATAGTGCAGAACTACCCATCCTCAATCAGTGA
- a CDS encoding HesB/IscA family protein — protein sequence MIHLSQAAISEIRRLQLKQQPNALLRLTIKLGGCSGWFYDLSFDETVKTDDRVFNLSSIKVVIDDESFNYVNGLALDYSEDLMGGGFRFHNPQAIATCGCGNSFSIATPVPV from the coding sequence ATGATTCACCTGAGTCAAGCAGCCATTAGTGAAATTAGACGATTACAGTTAAAACAGCAACCAAATGCTTTGTTGAGATTAACAATTAAGCTAGGCGGCTGTTCTGGTTGGTTTTATGATCTGTCGTTTGATGAAACTGTAAAAACTGACGATCGCGTCTTTAACTTGAGCAGTATTAAAGTTGTCATAGATGACGAAAGCTTTAATTATGTAAATGGGTTGGCATTGGATTATTCAGAAGATTTAATGGGTGGGGGTTTTCGCTTCCACAACCCTCAAGCGATCGCTACCTGTGGCTGTGGTAATTCCTTCTCCATTGCTACGCCCGTCCCTGTTTAA
- the rpsJ gene encoding 30S ribosomal protein S10 has translation MATLQQQKIRIRLQAFDRRLLDTSCEKIVDTANRTNATAIGPIPLPTKRKIFCVLRSPHVDKDAREHFETRTHRRIIDIYQPSSKTIDALMKLDLPSGVDIEVKL, from the coding sequence ATGGCAACTCTACAGCAGCAGAAAATTAGAATTCGTTTACAAGCTTTTGACCGTCGTTTATTAGACACATCTTGCGAGAAGATTGTAGACACGGCTAACAGAACTAACGCTACAGCCATAGGACCAATTCCCTTACCCACAAAACGCAAAATTTTCTGTGTGCTGCGATCGCCTCACGTAGATAAAGATGCGCGGGAACACTTTGAAACTCGCACCCATCGCCGGATTATTGACATTTATCAGCCTTCTTCTAAAACTATTGATGCCCTGATGAAACTAGATTTACCTTCTGGTGTGGACATTGAAGTAAAACTATAA
- the tuf gene encoding elongation factor Tu, with translation MARAKFERTKPHVNIGTVGHVDHGKTTLTAAITMTLAALGQATGKGYDQIDNAPEEKARGITINTAHVEYETEGRHYAHVDCPGHADYVKNMITGAAQMDGGILVVSAADGPMPQTREHILLAKQVGVPSLVVFLNKEDQVDDAELLELVELEVRELLSSYDFPGDDIPIVTGSGLKALEAMTANPKTKQGEDPWVDKIYALMEAVDSYIPTPDRAIDKPFLMAVEDVFSITGRGTVATGRIERGKVKVGDNVELVGIRDTRNTTVTGIEMFKKSLDEGMAGDNAGVLLRGIQKADIERGMVIAKPGSITPHTQFEGEVYVLTEKEGGRKTPFFSGYRPQFYVRTTDVTGTIKAFTSDDGSEAEMVMPGDRIKMTVELINAIAIEQGMRFAIREGGRTIGAGVVSKILK, from the coding sequence ATGGCACGCGCAAAATTTGAAAGGACTAAACCCCACGTTAATATCGGTACAGTTGGCCACGTTGATCATGGTAAAACCACTTTAACAGCAGCTATTACCATGACTCTGGCCGCTTTGGGTCAAGCAACAGGTAAAGGCTACGACCAAATTGATAACGCCCCCGAAGAAAAGGCGCGGGGTATTACCATCAATACGGCTCACGTAGAGTATGAAACCGAAGGTCGGCACTATGCTCACGTAGATTGCCCAGGACACGCTGATTATGTCAAAAACATGATCACTGGTGCGGCTCAAATGGATGGTGGTATTCTCGTAGTTTCGGCGGCTGATGGCCCCATGCCCCAAACCCGCGAACATATCCTGCTGGCAAAGCAAGTGGGTGTTCCCAGTCTAGTTGTCTTCTTGAACAAGGAAGACCAGGTAGACGACGCAGAACTACTAGAGTTGGTGGAATTGGAAGTCCGCGAGCTATTATCTAGCTACGATTTTCCTGGTGACGACATTCCCATCGTCACAGGCTCCGGTCTCAAAGCACTGGAAGCAATGACTGCTAACCCCAAAACTAAACAGGGTGAAGATCCGTGGGTAGATAAAATCTATGCTCTCATGGAAGCAGTAGATTCTTACATTCCTACTCCTGACCGTGCTATAGATAAGCCCTTCCTGATGGCTGTGGAAGACGTATTCTCGATCACAGGTCGTGGTACTGTTGCCACTGGTCGGATTGAACGTGGTAAGGTCAAAGTCGGCGATAACGTTGAACTGGTGGGCATTAGAGACACTCGCAACACCACTGTGACTGGTATCGAGATGTTCAAGAAGAGTCTCGACGAAGGTATGGCTGGAGATAACGCCGGTGTACTCCTACGCGGTATTCAGAAGGCTGATATTGAACGCGGTATGGTGATAGCCAAACCAGGTTCCATTACTCCTCACACTCAATTTGAAGGTGAAGTGTATGTGTTGACAGAAAAAGAAGGCGGTCGGAAGACTCCATTTTTCTCTGGCTATCGTCCTCAGTTTTACGTGCGGACAACCGATGTAACTGGCACAATTAAAGCTTTTACTTCCGATGATGGTAGTGAAGCCGAGATGGTGATGCCAGGCGATCGCATTAAAATGACAGTAGAACTGATCAACGCGATCGCTATTGAGCAAGGAATGCGCTTCGCAATTCGTGAAGGTGGCCGTACCATTGGTGCTGGTGTCGTCTCTAAAATTCTGAAGTAA
- a CDS encoding phosphodiester glycosidase family protein → MSHHRRRKHHSAVAKKANQKLFRLIAPTIVAIIILCLSTTWATSAQESPINTQPIGELIVQSPTSPTTALASGNQITLNGRTLSGAWLQQRGTDGQLKTHLSDGAFRQFIGVDFLSSNNAAQQPVEWFSPVNQLLVLATRLLKGYRYLDITNFAQTAGWQLQGNGNTLAIAIPQAQIKDIRQSQQPSGVSNRPFQSARIVLDLDRPAPWQLSQGLPINTPVDSDGPTTQATTPPNREWVVAMEGIANPALIQRYAPPTSPTDLLPELPVQRTAEQLIRKLEVVNNRTIISLSVPFGMTPQIITLADPHRLVIDLRPDALVQRNITWASGLRWRQEFVNLGTERFPIVWLDINPRQAGLTLKPIGTEANTQTGTAPLIQMAAQSSAVAAINSGYFNRNNRLPLGAIRRDGQWLSGPILNRGAIAWNDSGQFYFGRLTLQETLIAPNNQKLPILFLNSGYVQSGMARYTPAWGNSYTPLTDNEIVLVVQKNRVTNQLPGGKVGETAVPIPQDGYLLTLRANATNIASQLPIGTAVSITSTTNSADFNRYPQIMGAGPLLVQNNQIVLNAESEKFSKAFSTQKAIRSGICTTASGSLLIAAVHNRAGGLGPTLAEHAQLMKNIGCVNALNLDGGSSTSLYLGGQLLDRSPNTAARVHNGIGVFLQPQ, encoded by the coding sequence ATGTCGCATCACCGCCGCAGAAAACATCACAGCGCTGTAGCCAAAAAGGCTAATCAAAAGTTGTTCCGCTTGATAGCGCCAACAATCGTCGCAATTATTATATTGTGCTTATCTACTACTTGGGCGACAAGCGCCCAGGAATCTCCGATTAATACCCAACCCATTGGGGAGTTGATTGTCCAGTCACCCACCTCTCCCACCACAGCATTAGCTTCTGGTAACCAAATCACCCTCAATGGTCGTACCTTGTCCGGGGCTTGGTTGCAGCAACGCGGAACAGACGGACAGCTAAAAACTCATCTGAGTGATGGAGCATTTAGGCAATTTATTGGAGTAGATTTTTTAAGCAGCAATAATGCAGCCCAACAACCAGTAGAGTGGTTTTCACCAGTTAATCAGCTACTGGTTTTAGCTACAAGGCTGTTAAAAGGTTATCGCTATCTTGATATTACTAATTTTGCCCAAACAGCAGGTTGGCAATTACAAGGCAATGGCAATACTTTGGCGATCGCGATTCCACAAGCCCAAATAAAAGATATTCGTCAGAGTCAGCAACCGTCAGGGGTCAGTAATCGTCCTTTCCAGTCAGCCCGCATCGTCCTAGATTTAGATCGCCCCGCACCTTGGCAACTTTCCCAAGGCTTACCCATAAATACACCTGTTGACTCTGACGGTCCGACCACCCAAGCAACTACACCACCCAATAGAGAGTGGGTAGTGGCAATGGAAGGCATAGCGAATCCGGCTTTAATCCAACGCTACGCGCCGCCAACATCACCAACGGATCTGCTGCCAGAATTACCCGTACAACGAACTGCTGAACAGCTAATTAGAAAATTGGAGGTAGTCAACAACCGCACAATTATTAGTCTGAGTGTGCCTTTTGGGATGACTCCTCAAATCATCACCTTAGCAGACCCGCATCGCCTGGTGATTGACCTTCGTCCCGATGCCCTGGTACAAAGAAATATTACTTGGGCTTCCGGATTGCGCTGGCGACAGGAATTTGTCAATTTAGGTACAGAACGTTTTCCTATAGTTTGGTTAGATATTAATCCCCGCCAAGCTGGGTTAACTTTAAAACCCATTGGCACAGAAGCCAACACTCAAACGGGTACTGCACCGCTCATTCAAATGGCAGCGCAGTCTTCAGCAGTAGCAGCAATTAACTCTGGTTATTTCAACCGCAATAATAGATTACCTTTGGGAGCGATTCGTCGGGATGGTCAGTGGTTATCAGGGCCGATTCTCAACCGGGGAGCGATCGCTTGGAATGATTCTGGACAATTTTACTTCGGTCGTCTCACCTTGCAAGAAACTTTAATCGCTCCGAATAATCAGAAATTGCCGATTCTATTCCTCAATAGTGGCTACGTTCAGAGTGGTATGGCTCGTTACACCCCAGCTTGGGGAAATAGCTACACCCCTTTAACAGACAACGAAATTGTCCTGGTTGTCCAAAAAAACCGAGTGACAAATCAGTTACCAGGTGGCAAAGTTGGCGAAACAGCCGTTCCCATTCCCCAGGATGGCTACTTATTAACGTTACGTGCTAATGCTACTAACATTGCATCACAACTGCCTATTGGTACAGCAGTCAGCATTACAAGCACCACTAATTCGGCTGACTTTAACCGCTATCCCCAGATTATGGGAGCCGGTCCGTTGTTAGTACAAAACAATCAAATTGTCTTGAATGCTGAAAGCGAAAAATTCAGTAAAGCTTTTAGTACACAAAAAGCAATTCGCAGTGGTATTTGCACAACAGCAAGCGGCTCTTTGCTCATTGCTGCTGTACACAATCGTGCTGGCGGGCTAGGGCCAACCTTAGCGGAACACGCCCAATTAATGAAGAATATTGGTTGTGTGAATGCCCTCAATTTAGACGGTGGTAGTTCAACCAGCCTTTATCTAGGAGGACAACTACTCGACCGTTCCCCGAATACTGCTGCACGTGTCCATAACGGCATTGGGGTTTTCTTGCAACCACAGTAA
- the fusA gene encoding elongation factor G, giving the protein MARTIPLERVRNIGIAAHIDAGKTTTTERILFYSGIIHKIGEVHEGTAVTDWMEQERERGITITAAAITTSWKDHQINIIDTPGHVDFTIEVERSMRVLDGVIAVFCSVGGVQPQSETVWRQADRYKVPRIAFINKMDRTGANFYRVHDQMCDRLRANAIAIQLPIGSETEFSGIVDLVRKCAYIYNNDEGTDIEETDIPAEMQEKVDEYRTKLIEAVAETSDVLMNKYFEGEELTEAEIRTALRKGTIAGKIVPVLCGSAFKNKGVQLMLDAVVDYLPAPTEVPAIQGTLPNGETVERKADDNEPLSALAFKIMADPYGRLTFVRVYSGVLKKGSYVLNATKNKKERISRLVILKADERMDVDEMRAGDLGAALGLKDTLTGDTITDEGSPVILESLFIPEPVISVAVEPKTKNDMDKLSKALQSLSEEDPTFRVHVDPETNQTVIAGMGELHLEILVDRMLREFKVEANVGAPQVAYRETIRKAVNKVEGKFIRQSGGKGQYGHVVINLEPGEPGTGFEFVSKIVGGTVPKEYINPAEQGMKESCESGVLAGYPLIDVKATLIDGSYHDVDSSEMAFKIAGSMAMKEAVLKASPVLLEPMMKVEVEVPENYLGDVMGDLNSRRGQIEGMGSDDGIAKVTAKVPLAEMFGYATDIRSKTQGRGIFSMEFSRYEEVPRNVAEAIIAKSKGNA; this is encoded by the coding sequence GTGGCACGTACCATCCCGCTAGAGAGAGTACGCAATATCGGTATTGCGGCGCATATAGATGCGGGCAAGACAACGACAACCGAGAGAATATTGTTTTACTCTGGCATTATTCATAAAATTGGCGAAGTTCACGAAGGAACTGCCGTCACCGACTGGATGGAACAAGAGCGTGAGCGGGGAATTACCATCACCGCGGCGGCGATCACTACCAGCTGGAAAGATCATCAAATTAACATTATCGATACTCCAGGACACGTAGACTTCACAATTGAAGTGGAACGTTCCATGCGCGTGTTGGACGGCGTAATCGCAGTATTTTGTTCTGTAGGTGGGGTACAACCGCAGTCGGAAACAGTGTGGCGACAAGCAGACCGCTACAAAGTACCTCGAATCGCCTTTATCAACAAAATGGATCGTACAGGCGCGAACTTCTATAGAGTTCACGATCAAATGTGCGATCGCCTGCGGGCTAATGCCATTGCCATTCAACTGCCAATTGGTAGTGAAACTGAATTTAGCGGCATCGTTGATCTGGTACGGAAATGTGCCTATATTTATAACAACGACGAAGGCACAGATATCGAAGAAACCGATATCCCCGCCGAAATGCAAGAGAAGGTAGACGAATACCGCACGAAGCTGATAGAAGCTGTGGCAGAAACCAGCGACGTACTGATGAATAAGTACTTCGAGGGAGAAGAACTGACAGAAGCGGAAATTCGGACTGCCCTGCGTAAAGGTACAATTGCCGGTAAGATTGTGCCGGTACTTTGCGGTTCGGCATTTAAAAACAAAGGCGTGCAGTTGATGCTGGATGCAGTGGTAGATTATCTACCAGCACCAACTGAAGTACCAGCAATTCAAGGTACATTACCGAATGGTGAGACTGTTGAGCGCAAAGCTGATGACAATGAACCGCTATCAGCTCTAGCGTTCAAGATTATGGCTGACCCCTACGGTCGTCTCACCTTTGTTCGTGTTTATTCTGGTGTTCTGAAAAAAGGTAGCTACGTTCTCAACGCTACCAAGAACAAGAAAGAGCGCATTTCCCGTCTGGTGATTTTGAAAGCAGATGAACGCATGGACGTGGACGAAATGCGGGCTGGCGATTTGGGAGCAGCATTAGGATTAAAAGATACCTTGACAGGTGACACCATCACTGATGAAGGATCACCAGTAATTCTGGAATCTCTATTCATTCCTGAGCCTGTAATCTCGGTAGCGGTTGAACCCAAAACCAAGAATGACATGGACAAGCTCTCCAAAGCGCTGCAATCTCTTTCAGAAGAAGATCCCACCTTCCGCGTTCATGTTGATCCGGAAACGAATCAAACCGTGATTGCCGGCATGGGGGAGCTACACCTGGAAATCCTGGTAGACCGGATGTTACGAGAATTCAAAGTAGAAGCGAATGTCGGTGCGCCGCAAGTAGCTTACCGCGAAACGATTCGTAAAGCAGTCAACAAGGTGGAAGGGAAATTCATTCGCCAAAGTGGTGGTAAAGGTCAATATGGTCACGTTGTGATCAATTTGGAACCAGGCGAACCTGGTACCGGCTTTGAATTTGTTTCTAAGATTGTCGGCGGTACTGTACCTAAAGAGTACATTAACCCCGCAGAACAAGGAATGAAAGAAAGTTGCGAATCCGGTGTTTTAGCTGGATATCCATTGATTGACGTGAAAGCAACTTTGATTGATGGGTCATACCACGATGTAGACTCTTCAGAAATGGCTTTCAAAATTGCTGGCTCAATGGCAATGAAAGAGGCAGTGTTGAAGGCTTCACCCGTACTTTTAGAACCTATGATGAAAGTTGAGGTGGAAGTTCCGGAAAACTACCTTGGGGATGTGATGGGCGACCTGAATTCCCGTCGTGGGCAAATTGAGGGTATGGGATCTGATGATGGAATTGCCAAAGTAACTGCTAAAGTCCCATTGGCAGAAATGTTTGGCTACGCTACTGATATCCGTTCGAAGACCCAAGGACGGGGCATCTTCTCAATGGAATTTAGCCGCTACGAAGAAGTACCTCGCAACGTGGCTGAAGCAATCATAGCTAAAAGCAAAGGGAACGCTTAA
- the rpsL gene encoding 30S ribosomal protein S12, producing MPTIQQLIRTEREKARQKTKSPALKQCPQRRGVCTRVYTTTPKKPNSALRKVARVRLTSGFEVTAYIPGIGHNLQEHSVVMIRGGRVKDLPGVRYHIIRGTLDTAGVKDRKQGRSKYGTKRPKEAKK from the coding sequence ATGCCAACAATACAGCAACTCATCCGTACTGAACGCGAAAAAGCGCGTCAGAAAACCAAGTCTCCAGCTCTGAAGCAATGCCCACAACGTCGGGGTGTTTGTACAAGAGTATACACGACTACACCGAAAAAGCCTAACTCAGCTCTACGTAAAGTAGCAAGAGTCAGACTGACCTCTGGATTTGAAGTCACAGCTTACATTCCAGGTATCGGTCACAACTTGCAAGAACACTCAGTAGTCATGATTCGTGGCGGTCGGGTGAAAGACTTACCAGGTGTGAGATACCACATTATCCGTGGCACATTAGATACAGCTGGAGTCAAAGACCGCAAGCAAGGGCGTTCTAAGTATGGAACCAAGCGCCCGAAAGAAGCTAAAAAATAG
- the rpsG gene encoding 30S ribosomal protein S7 translates to MSRRGVIQRRPVPPDSVYNSRLVSMIIRRVMRHGKKSLAARLVYDAMKTIEERTGAAPLETFERAVRNATPLVEVKARRVGGATYQVPMEVRSDRGTTLALRWLVNFSRSRPGRTMASKLANELMDAANETGNAIRKREETHRMAEANKAFAHYRY, encoded by the coding sequence ATGTCTCGTCGTGGTGTTATTCAAAGGCGTCCAGTTCCGCCTGATTCCGTATATAACAGTCGCCTGGTAAGCATGATAATCCGGCGGGTGATGCGTCATGGGAAGAAATCACTAGCTGCAAGGCTGGTTTATGATGCCATGAAAACTATTGAAGAACGCACTGGTGCTGCTCCTTTGGAAACCTTTGAAAGAGCAGTGCGAAACGCCACACCTTTGGTGGAAGTAAAAGCTCGACGAGTTGGTGGAGCAACCTACCAAGTACCGATGGAAGTGCGTTCAGATCGTGGTACAACTCTAGCCTTACGCTGGCTAGTAAATTTTTCCCGGTCTAGGCCCGGTCGCACAATGGCAAGTAAATTAGCCAACGAGTTAATGGATGCTGCCAACGAAACCGGGAATGCAATTCGTAAGCGCGAAGAAACACACCGGATGGCAGAAGCTAACAAAGCTTTTGCACACTATCGTTACTAA